TACTTCGGCTCACGATTGAGATTATTTCCTCCGTCTCTGTTGTTTAACTGCATAGCCGTAGGGTGTAGGCCAGTCTGGTTCGTTATCTAAATTGCTATGCGCACCAATTGTCCAGTATGGATCGCGGAGTAATTCTCGACCGATAAGAATCAAATCCGCACACCCACGAGTAATTACTTGGTTGGCATAGTCAGCCAACAGCTCGGCTCCCTAAGTGAACAAAATGCCAGTCGTTTGCGACTCCATTCTCTGCTGAATATTGACACATTGGTGACATTGCTACACGATTCGGCAGGGTAGTACCTCGAATTGTCAATGGGCTAAACAAGTCCACTTCAGGTAGTTCCGAGTCGTGTAGATTGCTTGAGGGACAGCCGTGGGAATCCCTGACTGCTAATTCTGTCTGAGCTTGAGCTGATGGCAAGGTTGTTAGGTTTTGTGTAATCATTCGCTTACTTTTCCATTTTTTGTGGACTAGCACCCAATGTCGATCGCTTCGGCAAAATGAAGAGATTTCTAAAATTCCTCACCCAATTCCGTTAACTGTTTCTTACTTATACAGTCACGGTTAGTAAGAAAAGTTTTGCTTTCTTCTATATAATGCTGAATTACTTATTTCAACTTGTTCATTTTTTATTGAAAGTCATCTTCAGCAAATTTAAGTGCTTTAATCTCTTCTAAAATTACTAAAATCTATTTGTGTAATTCTTCAGAATTAGCCAGTTTATTGCTTTAGTGAGATTTGATTGATAAAATTGGAATTTTGGAACTTTATACAATAGATTTAATCTATTCTCGATCAACTAGTAAATTAAAACCTCACTCTTCGATCTGGCTTAATTTTAGACTTAAGGAATATTTTTGATACTGCAATCTTAATATAAATCCCCAACCTGAGCATGATTAATACTAAATATGTATGATTAGTTGTCCAAGCCTACTACTTGATTAGACCTCTGGCATAAATATTTTTTGGCTCACACAAAGGGAGCTTGCTTCCTCGTAAGAGTACAGTGAATGCAGACGAACAGAGAAAGAATCTATCTAAAATTAAGACTACATTCTCTCATTTTAAATGCTTTAGCCCTGTTATTCCCTCATCAGAATGACAAGTTGAGCTGATATGAGAATAATCAGTGACATTAGTCATCAATCTGTGGCTTAGTATTAAGATTGTATGAGTTCGCAACCAATGGAAGACTAACAGCTTTAAAAGGAATTGTTAGCATTCAGTATTAATGCTAGATAAATTTATTCATGCACATTCATCATCTCAATTGCGGCTGTATGTGTCCCATTGGTGGAGCGCTCTTTGATGGCTTCAGTCGCGGCTTAGTAGCTAATCTTATCTGCCACTGCTTGCTCGTTGAGACAAATCAGGGGCTTGTTCTTATTGATACTGGCTTTGGACAGCGCGATATCCAAGCACCATCATCGCGGCTCAGCCCATTTTTCATTTATTTCAAGGTCAGTGGGATGAGGTCAAACGCTGGAAGTTCTATTCCCCTGGAGGCGAACCTTGGTTCGGCTTTGAAGCAGTACGCAATTTAGAAGGACTACCGCCAGAAATTCTCCTCATCCCACTTGCCGGTCATACGCGGGGTCATGCGGGTATAGCTATTGAAACACCAGAAGGTTGGCTTCTCCATGCAGGCGACGCTTACTTTTACCGGCACGAAATAGGCTCTAATAAACGGCGTTGCACTCCCGGTCTGCGTGCTTACCAATGGATGATGGAGGTAGACCGCAAGGCTCGTCTTTACAATCAAGAGCGGCTGCACGCGTTATCTTTTGATAGCAGTAACAGCGTGCGCTTATTTTGTAGCCATGATGCTATCGAATTTCAAGCGTTTGCCAACCAATCCAACGGATAGATATAGTAAAGCTGGAAGTTTGTCATCTTACGCTTTAAAGTTGAACATATAGCCATAAATGTTCAGAAGATACTCTGGCGTTTACCTCAACTAATTTCAATAACTCATCTAGTTTTTCTTCAGTTAAACCTAGCTCTTGAGCAGATTTACGTAATTTTTCATCTCCTTTTAACTCAAAGAAAAGTTGCTGAATTTTTGCACCATTAATTTTAGATAAAGCATCATTAATTCTAGCTAAAATTTTGTTTTTGAAAATATATTCAAAAGCATATTTAACTAATTTTCTGTACCACTTACCCGATGCCCCAGACACGCTAAGTTTAGATAGACTAACGCTGATTGTTTCATCTGCGACGCTGACATCAAGTGCTGCTGACCCCACAGCAGTAATTGAAATCCAAGGGCTGTAATATTTTTTATGAGTCAAAGGATTCACAATCAAAGTCTCTCTAAACTTACCATTGGCTTTGCCTTTGATTAAAAGCCCCCCCTCCTTAAAAAAGGCTTCAAAATTAACTTTTATCTGCTGTAAATCTGTGTTCTTTTCGTTTTCTGCTTCAAACTTGTCTAGTTCAGCATTCAGGGGTTGTAGTATGTATGGTGCAGGAATCCCGATCTCAAACACTTTCCGTGCTAAATCAACATTAAAGGGAAATTGATCAATTTCTGTCAACGATTCTTTGGGCATCTGGATTCCCAAAGATTTACTCATTAGCCTAGAAATATCATTTTTAGGTTGCTCAACATCAGGAGAAACCGCTTTGACAAGATCATGTTTCTCGATTTTTTCTGCGATGGATTTCGGAGACTCAGGGGAAAATGACACCCCTGTTCTAATGTTATCGGCTTTCTGTATACAACTTACTAGTTCTGTTTGTATGGGTTTTTTCTCAGTTTCTGTGGAATTATACTCAACTATCATTGAAGCATTAGCAGAATTAATACGCACATCTGTAACTGCACCCAGAGACTTTACCGCTTGCTGTAACTTCTCAGCATAGTTGGTATCTGTTTTCAGGCGAGGAACTTTAATACGAATTCGTCCAGCGATCGCATGAACAATTTGATAATTATTTTTCTGTAATTGGTCTGTCATAATTAACAGTACTTTTCTACATTTCAATTAACTATTGTATAAAATTGATGAGGAAGCAACTGTCCTATCAGCAAAACTTTGTCAGGAGAAAAAGCATTAAATTTTAAATTTTATATTTAGAGTTTCACTTCCTTGAAAGCTTCTGTACTTCTCCTGAAAGATAGATAAATAGATATATTTAATATGTAATTTTTTAAAGTTTTACTAAGAAGATTATTTTATTTATAAAGATTAAAAACTTATCGATAACCACTAAGCTTATGTAAATATTGATACCATACAATTATGGATTGCAAAAGTAAAAGCAAAATCACTTAATATTAATATTTATAAATTGGCAAAAAGCAAAGGATGTTATTTCACTGGATATTCTGTTTTAAATTTTAATTAATGCAGACATAGTTTTTTGTAATCTAACTAATATTTATCTCTTTACATCTAACGTTTAAATTATTTAAATTATTAACATATTTTTTCGTAAATTGATTTTGTAATACGAAATCCATAGATAATTAATTAAATTATTGTTATAAAATTAAGAATGTGTTTGCTAACTATATAATAGTTTAAAATAATCAGTTAGATAAACTCATCAAATCTTTATCTACTTGAAGTGTAATTTATCTTTTACAGTAAAACAAATGGGAATATTAAATTAAAGAATACTAGAGTAAATCAGATTAAAAAAGTGGTTAGCTATGAGCCAAATATGTCCTATTTCTAAGACTTGTGCTTGTCAC
This region of Nostoc sp. UHCC 0302 genomic DNA includes:
- a CDS encoding HMA2 domain-containing protein; protein product: MTDQLQKNNYQIVHAIAGRIRIKVPRLKTDTNYAEKLQQAVKSLGAVTDVRINSANASMIVEYNSTETEKKPIQTELVSCIQKADNIRTGVSFSPESPKSIAEKIEKHDLVKAVSPDVEQPKNDISRLMSKSLGIQMPKESLTEIDQFPFNVDLARKVFEIGIPAPYILQPLNAELDKFEAENEKNTDLQQIKVNFEAFFKEGGLLIKGKANGKFRETLIVNPLTHKKYYSPWISITAVGSAALDVSVADETISVSLSKLSVSGASGKWYRKLVKYAFEYIFKNKILARINDALSKINGAKIQQLFFELKGDEKLRKSAQELGLTEEKLDELLKLVEVNARVSSEHLWLYVQL